The following coding sequences lie in one Eubacterium ventriosum genomic window:
- a CDS encoding phage tail protein I, which translates to MNSLKDADFYATFPPALKKDEKMVALGRLIADELHQTVEQTKKNIIYANINELSETWLDVLAYDLHVDWYDYDYPIEAKRAIIRDSVRVHQKLGTKAAVEMALGGIHPKSEIEEWFDYGGKPYRFRIVLDTTESRVAADYDEIIKTVDIYKRLTAHLDGLYYQGSITVVVMPKTEFWLYSVPMTGQLKAGTEPHRNTVGAVENTVIDVMTQAAGYTAEFTPTGTKPDRNITFATKDTEIVTESDTMGYQYTSNQTGQAKAGTIPQRNTAGGVAQEGITAQATGQAYKFDSELAGTKPDRNIQYQTADVAAVGETEVQAYPFESIFVGTAPDRAVTVKDRDIQTVADTETEQYPYETDMTGQKKTGTEPYTNTKPGISDKGMATTAETESYQYEVKRCGKNRL; encoded by the coding sequence ATGAATAGTTTAAAAGATGCCGATTTTTACGCAACATTTCCGCCCGCCTTGAAAAAGGATGAAAAAATGGTTGCGTTGGGTCGGCTCATAGCGGACGAACTGCACCAAACAGTAGAGCAGACAAAAAAGAATATCATATATGCCAATATAAACGAGTTATCGGAAACGTGGCTTGATGTATTGGCGTATGACCTCCATGTAGATTGGTACGATTACGATTACCCGATAGAAGCGAAAAGGGCGATTATCCGGGATAGCGTAAGAGTGCATCAGAAATTAGGCACAAAGGCAGCCGTTGAAATGGCTTTGGGTGGAATACACCCAAAGAGTGAGATAGAAGAGTGGTTCGACTACGGAGGAAAGCCGTACAGATTCCGTATTGTACTTGATACGACAGAATCAAGGGTTGCAGCAGACTATGACGAGATTATAAAGACGGTTGACATATACAAGCGTTTAACGGCTCATTTAGACGGTCTTTATTACCAAGGGTCTATTACTGTGGTAGTAATGCCTAAAACGGAATTTTGGCTATATTCCGTGCCTATGACAGGGCAATTAAAGGCAGGAACAGAACCACACAGAAATACGGTTGGTGCGGTTGAAAATACGGTCATAGATGTAATGACACAGGCAGCGGGATATACGGCAGAATTTACACCGACAGGAACGAAGCCGGACAGGAATATTACATTTGCAACAAAGGATACCGAGATTGTGACCGAATCGGACACAATGGGATACCAATATACGAGCAATCAGACAGGACAGGCAAAAGCCGGAACGATACCGCAGAGAAACACGGCGGGAGGTGTAGCACAGGAGGGAATAACCGCACAGGCTACAGGGCAGGCATATAAGTTTGATTCAGAACTTGCAGGAACAAAGCCGGATAGAAATATACAGTATCAAACGGCGGATGTGGCAGCAGTTGGAGAAACAGAAGTGCAAGCCTATCCGTTTGAAAGCATATTTGTAGGAACAGCACCCGACAGGGCGGTAACTGTAAAGGACAGAGATATACAGACGGTGGCAGACACCGAAACAGAACAATACCCTTATGAAACAGATATGACAGGACAGAAGAAAACAGGTACAGAACCTTATACAAACACAAAACCCGGAATATCTGATAAGGGAATGGCAACCACGGCAGAAACCGAAAGCTACCAATACGAGGTAAAGCGTTGCGGTAAGAATCGGTTATAG
- a CDS encoding baseplate J/gp47 family protein, with protein MDTDTEALVNKLIAGYEEITGRTLYPADPVRAFILWLASVIIQERVNINESAKQNLPRYATGQNLDSLSEIFHNTYRLQPTAARTTLGFSITTALDKEYVITDEIEVTVDGYINFVTTGYLTFPAGETYAEVEAVCTTLGEDGNGFTPGQVSRLVTEEFLYFKEVANTTETAGGSGEESDTAYYNRMRESEESYTTAGPRGSYIYHAKAVSSQISDVSAESPQDGVADIRIMLYGGELPSEELIKEVQAYLSADDIRPMTDKVTVAAPTTVDFDIELTYYIPKDKEASTKEIKRAVDLAVESYELWQTSKMGRDINPSYFYAILMDSGIKRADIKKPVFTEIPKGSVAVLKKCTVTFGGVEDE; from the coding sequence GTGGATACCGATACGGAAGCACTTGTAAATAAACTGATAGCCGGATACGAAGAGATTACAGGCAGAACCTTATACCCTGCCGACCCTGTAAGAGCGTTTATCCTTTGGCTTGCAAGTGTAATCATACAGGAAAGGGTAAATATCAACGAATCGGCAAAACAGAACTTACCAAGATATGCCACAGGGCAAAATTTAGATTCATTAAGTGAAATATTCCATAACACATACAGGCTACAGCCTACGGCAGCAAGGACAACGCTTGGATTCAGTATTACAACGGCACTTGATAAGGAGTATGTGATAACGGATGAAATCGAGGTAACGGTAGACGGATACATAAACTTTGTGACAACGGGATACTTGACATTCCCAGCAGGAGAAACATACGCAGAGGTAGAAGCGGTATGCACGACATTAGGAGAGGACGGAAACGGCTTTACACCCGGACAGGTAAGCAGACTTGTTACAGAGGAATTTTTATATTTTAAGGAAGTGGCAAACACAACAGAAACAGCCGGGGGAAGCGGAGAAGAAAGCGATACCGCATATTACAACCGTATGAGAGAATCCGAAGAAAGCTACACTACCGCCGGACCGAGAGGGAGTTATATATATCACGCTAAGGCGGTATCCTCACAAATAAGTGATGTATCCGCAGAAAGTCCGCAGGACGGAGTAGCAGATATAAGGATAATGCTATATGGCGGAGAGTTGCCGAGCGAGGAACTTATAAAAGAGGTGCAGGCATATTTAAGTGCAGATGATATAAGACCTATGACGGATAAGGTAACGGTCGCAGCACCGACAACGGTTGATTTTGATATTGAATTAACATATTACATACCAAAAGACAAGGAAGCAAGCACCAAAGAAATCAAAAGGGCGGTTGATTTGGCGGTGGAAAGCTACGAATTATGGCAGACCTCTAAAATGGGGCGGGATATTAACCCGTCCTATTTTTATGCAATCCTTATGGATTCGGGCATAAAGAGGGCGGATATTAAAAAACCTGTATTCACGGAGATACCAAAGGGAAGCGTTGCGGTATTGAAAAAGTGTACCGTAACCTTTGGAGGGGTCGAAGATGAATAG
- a CDS encoding phage tail protein, with the protein MAEIGTLGDIVFKVSANKVRTFDDLKIDSKTNYAKHTRHLKKPLLEFQYNDADTASLTIYLSAFLGVNPKKMQNKIDKYRKKGKILTLVIGGKKYGSQWVITGHTKDYEKFDNQGNLLIAKSTLSLEQYAKR; encoded by the coding sequence ATGGCAGAGATTGGAACACTTGGGGATATTGTCTTTAAGGTATCGGCAAATAAGGTAAGAACCTTTGACGATTTGAAGATAGACAGTAAAACCAATTATGCAAAACACACAAGGCATCTTAAAAAGCCGTTATTAGAGTTTCAATACAATGATGCAGACACGGCGAGCCTTACCATTTATCTATCCGCATTTCTTGGGGTAAATCCCAAGAAAATGCAGAACAAAATAGACAAGTACAGAAAGAAAGGAAAAATCCTTACGCTTGTTATCGGCGGTAAGAAATACGGCAGCCAATGGGTTATCACAGGACATACAAAAGATTATGAGAAATTCGATAATCAAGGAAACCTGTTGATAGCCAAAAGCACCTTATCGCTTGAACAGTACGCAAAGAGGTAG
- a CDS encoding phage late control D family protein, with protein sequence MSNKNYARRTVVKLYFKGADISKELSKYLLSLSFTDKEEDETDDISLSLDDREGKWIKDWLNTSKAVKTKTETVTTGGGEIKVGAIVKFKGGPVYISSMAAEPTVNRGASTCKCTIANHNAHPYHLISQDGQRVYGWCNASDVEGGQATTTTKTTVIKEKKAFKGTEIHAIVIQKNPYSDGKDKVLDCGKFEIDSVSYQGPPQKLTIKATSIPYSTKLRQEKKSKTWENTNLKNIAEKIGKGNSMKVMYLSSHNPSYKRKEQVNTADIVFLKKLCKNAGISLKVTSKTIVLFDEADYEKKSSVKKIKAGKGNILSYSFSTKTADTSYSKCHVSYTDPNTKKTIEATYTAPGADPDGQTYEFKHKVTSQAEALELAKCQLRQRNKGETTAEFTLVGDVDYVAGITVTVYGYGEFDGKYIVEQAQHSITGGYKVQIKLRSVLEGY encoded by the coding sequence GTGAGTAATAAGAACTACGCAAGGCGTACCGTGGTAAAACTGTACTTTAAGGGTGCAGATATATCCAAGGAATTATCCAAGTATCTGTTATCCCTGTCCTTTACAGACAAAGAAGAGGACGAAACGGACGATATAAGCCTATCCTTGGACGATAGGGAGGGTAAATGGATTAAAGATTGGCTCAATACGAGCAAAGCGGTAAAAACGAAAACAGAAACGGTTACTACAGGCGGTGGAGAGATAAAGGTAGGTGCTATTGTGAAATTCAAGGGCGGACCGGTATATATATCCTCTATGGCAGCAGAACCGACAGTAAACAGGGGTGCAAGCACCTGTAAATGCACAATAGCGAATCACAACGCACACCCATATCATCTTATATCACAGGACGGACAAAGGGTATACGGTTGGTGCAATGCTTCAGACGTGGAGGGAGGACAAGCAACAACCACAACAAAAACGACCGTGATTAAGGAAAAGAAAGCATTTAAGGGTACGGAGATACACGCTATTGTAATACAAAAAAATCCGTATTCAGACGGAAAAGATAAGGTATTAGATTGCGGAAAATTTGAGATTGACAGCGTGAGTTATCAAGGACCACCGCAGAAATTAACCATAAAGGCTACATCAATACCGTACAGTACAAAGTTACGGCAGGAAAAGAAATCTAAGACTTGGGAGAATACCAATCTTAAAAATATAGCAGAAAAGATAGGCAAGGGTAACAGTATGAAAGTAATGTATCTTTCAAGCCACAACCCAAGCTACAAGAGAAAAGAGCAGGTAAACACGGCGGATATAGTTTTTTTGAAAAAGCTATGCAAAAATGCAGGTATTTCCTTAAAGGTTACATCAAAAACCATTGTTCTTTTTGACGAAGCAGATTATGAAAAGAAATCATCCGTTAAAAAGATAAAGGCAGGGAAAGGAAATATATTAAGCTATAGTTTTTCTACAAAAACGGCAGATACATCCTATTCAAAATGCCATGTATCATATACAGACCCGAACACAAAGAAAACTATTGAAGCTACATACACAGCACCGGGAGCAGACCCGGACGGACAGACATACGAATTTAAGCATAAGGTAACAAGCCAAGCGGAAGCGTTGGAGTTAGCAAAGTGCCAGTTGCGACAGAGAAATAAAGGCGAAACAACAGCGGAATTTACCTTAGTCGGGGATGTGGACTATGTGGCAGGCATAACCGTAACTGTATACGGATACGGAGAATTTGACGGAAAGTACATAGTAGAACAGGCACAACATAGTATCACAGGCGGATACAAGGTACAGATAAAGTTGCGTAGCGTGTTGGAGGGGTATTAA
- a CDS encoding tail protein X, translated as MLNNTYTTVSGDTWDIVAYKAYGNEMYMDTLIKANIEYKDTYIFPAGVVLTLPEIELTVSESLPPWKQGVTVSE; from the coding sequence ATGCTTAATAACACTTATACAACGGTATCCGGGGATACTTGGGATATTGTAGCTTATAAAGCCTATGGCAATGAAATGTATATGGATACTCTTATTAAGGCGAATATTGAGTATAAAGATACCTATATTTTTCCAGCAGGGGTTGTATTGACCTTGCCGGAAATTGAATTAACGGTATCGGAATCCCTGCCACCGTGGAAACAGGGGGTAACGGTAAGTGAGTAA
- a CDS encoding phage tail tape measure protein, which produces MTLLGDNLKEVRNKLKDVSAYQKQQTAVERSKQRVTDLEKEHERLQAEYDATGGESEKLKKKLEANTEALAKARDKAADETEKLEEMGQALQEAGINTDNLAKNTEELQKQYDRLQKSQEKVAAINEKIDKNNAAIAQTKSQLTGTIGAIAAVGTAIYVGPVKKAAEFQEQMSGVKAISGATTEEIAQLSNKAKEMGASTKFTATEAGQAMEYMAMAGWKTEDMLGGIEGIMNLAAASGEDLAGVSDIVTDALTAFGLSASDAGHFSDVLAQASSNANTNVSMMGSTFQKVAPVAGALGYSVEDMSLGIGLMANASIKAEVAGTSLKTALANMAKPTDAQAAAMEKYGISLTNADGSMKSFGDVVKNLRSSLGGLSEAEQVAAATTIFGKESFAGMLAIVNASEADFNKLTDAVYNCDGAAKQMAEIKLDNLNGSITLAQSAFDALQVELGELLLPTLTEGVKRFTEIVNAVTNFVRENPQATKTIAKVAVALAGLKVGGLAAKLGFLEVKGGILNVQKAFEIIKGIGMNKYLQSLTGGFLNFKNIGSGILGYFTSVKNAAGGVSSALGGVLSNSTLFTKIGSVFSGIGGKIGGTVMGAGSKLLNLFLSPFTRMGGKLGGILSGVGTVIANSPLGKVGNLIGAGFGKITKFIAPVGNAIKTMLGPLGNLASSVFGPLGGVVGKILPIVGVITTIITVIQLVKNHLQEIRAFIEKTFGSEALAIFDKIVAVITNVGDTIKNIFSDSNIGEARNKIQEIFGDKGVQVFDTLVNILGKVKTAVSDVIAFVTTYVVPVAEQVLQVIINDVVPGIVSFIQAAAPTIMSIIQSIVDFVGAVIPIIADFIAGLMPIISELISFLQTYVLPIISELFNFITSTVLPAISAAIQAILPVVTNVLSVLLPVIQTALTTIWNIVAPIVQGILQVVQAVMPVILSVVQSVIGSVQGIIQNLMTVLSGIIDFVTGVFTGNWSQAWNGIKSIFSGAVGGLGEIIKAPLRAVVSAVNTVIGGLNKLKVPDWVPGLGGKGINIPLIPGFAKGTDRTPGTFIAGENGPELITNAANRKVFTAAQTGQIFNNISQAQTADNVSARMSGAGTIVINVQNSPSVVVNGNGEANNIKQQLEQYDEAFLEKLRAIIVAILKEQKEQEDRVVYA; this is translated from the coding sequence ATGACCCTTTTGGGCGATAATCTGAAAGAGGTTAGAAATAAGTTAAAGGATGTATCGGCGTATCAGAAACAGCAGACGGCAGTAGAGAGAAGCAAGCAGAGAGTTACAGACCTTGAAAAAGAACACGAAAGGTTACAGGCGGAGTATGATGCAACAGGCGGAGAATCCGAGAAACTTAAAAAGAAATTAGAAGCCAATACGGAAGCATTGGCAAAGGCAAGGGATAAGGCAGCAGACGAAACGGAAAAATTGGAGGAAATGGGGCAGGCACTCCAAGAAGCGGGCATAAATACAGACAACCTTGCTAAAAACACAGAGGAATTACAAAAGCAATATGACAGGTTGCAGAAATCACAGGAGAAAGTTGCAGCCATTAACGAAAAAATAGATAAGAATAACGCAGCGATAGCACAAACAAAGTCACAGTTGACAGGAACAATAGGAGCAATCGCAGCAGTAGGAACGGCGATATATGTCGGACCGGTTAAAAAGGCAGCCGAATTTCAAGAGCAGATGTCGGGAGTAAAGGCAATATCGGGAGCAACAACTGAGGAAATCGCCCAACTTTCAAACAAAGCTAAAGAAATGGGAGCATCAACAAAGTTTACCGCAACAGAAGCCGGACAGGCTATGGAATATATGGCTATGGCAGGTTGGAAAACCGAGGATATGTTAGGCGGTATCGAGGGTATTATGAACCTTGCAGCAGCTTCCGGGGAAGATTTGGCAGGTGTATCCGATATTGTAACGGATGCCTTAACGGCTTTTGGGTTGAGTGCATCAGATGCCGGGCATTTTTCAGACGTATTGGCACAGGCATCAAGCAATGCAAACACCAATGTAAGTATGATGGGGTCAACATTCCAAAAGGTCGCACCTGTAGCCGGAGCATTAGGGTATAGCGTAGAGGATATGTCTTTAGGTATTGGACTTATGGCAAATGCAAGTATTAAGGCAGAGGTCGCAGGTACAAGTTTAAAGACAGCATTAGCCAATATGGCGAAGCCGACAGATGCACAAGCGGCAGCAATGGAGAAATACGGCATAAGCCTTACAAATGCAGACGGCTCTATGAAGAGTTTCGGGGATGTAGTAAAGAACCTCCGAAGCAGTTTGGGCGGATTGTCCGAAGCGGAACAGGTGGCAGCAGCAACAACGATTTTCGGAAAAGAAAGTTTTGCGGGTATGCTTGCTATCGTAAACGCATCAGAAGCCGATTTTAATAAACTTACAGATGCGGTATATAACTGTGACGGTGCAGCTAAACAAATGGCAGAAATCAAGTTGGATAACCTTAACGGAAGTATCACATTGGCACAATCTGCATTTGATGCTTTACAGGTGGAACTTGGAGAGTTGTTATTGCCGACCCTTACAGAGGGTGTGAAGAGGTTTACAGAAATAGTAAACGCAGTAACAAATTTTGTAAGAGAGAATCCGCAGGCAACAAAAACCATTGCCAAAGTTGCGGTTGCATTAGCGGGGTTAAAAGTCGGAGGACTTGCAGCAAAGCTAGGTTTCCTTGAAGTAAAAGGCGGAATACTCAATGTTCAAAAAGCCTTTGAAATAATCAAGGGAATCGGAATGAATAAGTACCTACAAAGCCTTACAGGCGGATTTTTGAATTTTAAGAATATCGGTAGCGGTATTCTTGGATATTTCACAAGCGTAAAGAACGCAGCCGGGGGCGTAAGCAGTGCATTAGGCGGAGTATTAAGCAACAGCACCTTGTTTACAAAGATTGGTAGTGTATTTAGCGGTATCGGTGGGAAAATCGGCGGTACTGTAATGGGAGCGGGTTCAAAACTACTTAACCTGTTTTTAAGTCCGTTTACACGAATGGGCGGTAAACTTGGCGGTATCCTGTCGGGAGTTGGAACAGTTATAGCAAATTCGCCTTTAGGAAAGGTTGGGAATCTCATAGGTGCAGGATTCGGGAAAATAACGAAGTTTATAGCACCTGTAGGAAATGCAATAAAAACCATGCTTGGACCGTTGGGGAATTTGGCAAGTTCCGTATTTGGTCCGCTTGGTGGAGTGGTAGGTAAGATTTTACCGATTGTTGGAGTAATCACAACAATTATTACTGTTATTCAGTTGGTAAAAAATCACTTACAGGAAATCAGAGCATTTATAGAAAAGACATTCGGAAGTGAAGCGTTGGCAATCTTTGACAAGATTGTAGCGGTTATTACGAATGTTGGAGATACCATTAAAAATATTTTCTCTGATAGCAATATCGGAGAAGCGAGAAACAAGATACAAGAGATTTTCGGGGATAAAGGCGTACAGGTATTTGATACGCTTGTAAATATCCTTGGAAAGGTAAAAACGGCGGTATCAGATGTAATAGCATTTGTGACAACCTATGTAGTTCCTGTTGCGGAACAGGTATTACAGGTAATTATAAATGATGTTGTGCCGGGTATTGTGAGTTTCATACAGGCAGCAGCACCTACGATAATGTCAATCATTCAAAGTATTGTTGATTTTGTCGGTGCGGTCATTCCAATTATTGCCGATTTTATAGCCGGATTGATGCCGATTATATCGGAACTTATCTCGTTTTTACAGACCTATGTATTACCGATTATATCGGAATTGTTCAATTTTATAACAAGTACCGTACTGCCTGCTATATCGGCAGCGATTCAAGCAATTTTGCCTGTAGTTACTAATGTTTTATCGGTATTGCTTCCGGTAATTCAAACTGCCTTAACAACAATTTGGAACATAGTAGCACCAATCGTACAGGGAATTTTACAGGTGGTGCAAGCTGTAATGCCTGTAATCTTATCCGTGGTTCAATCTGTGATTGGTTCAGTGCAGGGCATAATACAAAATCTTATGACCGTGTTAAGCGGAATTATAGATTTTGTGACAGGCGTATTTACAGGTAATTGGTCGCAGGCTTGGAACGGAATTAAGTCTATATTTTCGGGAGCGGTTGGAGGTCTTGGCGAAATTATCAAAGCACCATTACGAGCCGTTGTATCAGCGGTTAATACCGTGATTGGTGGACTTAATAAATTGAAAGTGCCGGATTGGGTTCCCGGACTTGGCGGAAAAGGAATTAACATACCTTTGATTCCGGGATTTGCAAAAGGTACAGACAGGACACCGGGTACATTTATAGCCGGAGAGAATGGACCGGAGTTGATTACAAACGCTGCCAACAGAAAAGTATTTACGGCAGCACAGACAGGACAGATATTTAACAATATCTCACAGGCACAGACGGCGGATAATGTATCCGCAAGAATGAGTGGGGCCGGCACAATCGTTATAAATGTTCAAAATTCGCCAAGCGTTGTAGTGAACGGAAACGGCGAAGCAAATAACATTAAGCAACAGTTAGAACAGTATGACGAAGCATTTTTAGAGAAGCTACGAGCAATCATTGTTGCAATTCTGAAAGAACAAAAAGAACAGGAGGACAGGGTAGTATATGCTTAA
- a CDS encoding phage tail assembly protein, translated as MEDVKQTAVATEEKKTNVTESDTDGLNYTHVFKKPFEFEGKTYDKLTFDFEGLLGSDMIAVENEMAAVGEYVLSPEISTSFLSKMAARAAGVGSDLIEHLPIRDFGKIKNKSRDFLVTTGLTD; from the coding sequence ATGGAAGATGTAAAGCAGACAGCAGTAGCAACAGAAGAAAAGAAAACAAATGTGACCGAATCGGACACAGACGGATTAAATTATACCCATGTATTCAAGAAACCTTTTGAATTTGAGGGAAAGACATACGATAAGTTGACTTTTGATTTTGAGGGTCTTTTAGGTTCGGATATGATTGCCGTTGAAAATGAAATGGCAGCAGTTGGCGAGTATGTATTATCGCCGGAAATTTCAACATCTTTCCTGTCTAAAATGGCAGCGAGAGCAGCAGGCGTAGGAAGTGACCTTATCGAGCATTTACCTATCCGTGATTTTGGAAAAATCAAGAATAAGAGCAGAGATTTTTTAGTGACAACAGGCTTAACAGATTAA
- a CDS encoding phage major tail tube protein has translation MPKIDETVIGFAVYEDATEYIGISEVTLPEISNITEEISGAGIGGKIESVILGANEAMSLTLNFRTVTNNAIKLHEPRQHNIDLRAAQQQKDTVKGTTEVVSVKHILVVTPKKLNPGKVATAAAAEVSGEYAVSYYATYIDGKKKLEIDPLNYIYYVNGKDYLADVRKALGK, from the coding sequence ATGCCAAAGATTGACGAAACAGTAATCGGGTTTGCGGTGTACGAAGATGCAACGGAATATATCGGAATCTCCGAAGTTACATTGCCCGAAATTTCAAATATTACCGAAGAAATCAGCGGGGCCGGCATTGGCGGTAAAATCGAATCTGTAATTTTAGGTGCGAATGAAGCAATGAGCCTTACCCTCAATTTCAGAACGGTAACAAATAATGCGATTAAATTACATGAGCCTAGACAGCACAATATTGATTTAAGAGCAGCACAGCAGCAGAAAGACACCGTAAAGGGTACTACAGAGGTTGTATCTGTAAAACATATCCTTGTAGTAACCCCGAAGAAACTTAACCCCGGAAAAGTTGCCACGGCAGCGGCAGCAGAGGTAAGCGGAGAGTATGCAGTAAGTTATTATGCTACATACATTGACGGTAAGAAAAAGTTGGAGATTGACCCACTTAATTATATCTACTATGTAAACGGAAAAGATTACTTAGCGGATGTAAGAAAGGCACTTGGAAAATAA
- a CDS encoding phage tail sheath family protein: protein MSNYYHGAKASKQATSVSTPVVADSSIHLIVGTAPVHTVGGKVNEPVYASNYAEAVAAMGYSDEWDKYDICEEIYSSFKLYSNGPIIMVNVLDPAKHLKGAETVEKTLAGGITELPYEAVSDTVEVKGYDGEDSLTETYTRGEDYDLFYTDGVLRLERIESGKIKADNARLNIKFNSVDPSKVTKKEIIGGYDTNTNKSSGFELVDSVYPKYGVIPTLFLAPNFSTDSEVAAIMAAKAENINGLFTGKAIIDADTETVKVYSDVPTWKSKNNITQPSQLVTWPKYTLGGKIYHSSVHQAGVMSKTDATEDLGGGSPCESASNKTIQIDGMALADGTEVLLDLVKANYLNSNGIITALNLTGSFVSWGNETACYPANTDVTDYFYCVSRMFSWVANSVILSMWSKVDKKLNKRLIESVTQSINIWLNGLMAEEKILGGRVEFLEEENTTADLLAGKAKFHIYLTPPSPAKELDFVLEYDVSYLENIFA, encoded by the coding sequence ATGAGTAATTACTATCACGGAGCGAAAGCAAGTAAACAGGCTACAAGCGTTTCAACACCTGTTGTTGCGGACAGCAGTATACACCTCATTGTAGGTACTGCCCCGGTACATACAGTAGGCGGAAAAGTAAACGAGCCTGTATACGCTTCCAATTATGCGGAAGCGGTGGCAGCAATGGGATATAGTGACGAATGGGATAAATACGATATTTGCGAGGAAATCTATTCATCATTCAAGCTGTATTCTAATGGACCTATTATTATGGTTAATGTCCTTGACCCTGCAAAGCACCTTAAAGGAGCGGAAACGGTAGAAAAGACATTAGCCGGAGGAATCACAGAGTTACCGTATGAAGCGGTAAGCGATACGGTAGAGGTAAAAGGATATGACGGCGAGGATTCGCTTACAGAAACATACACAAGGGGCGAAGATTACGACCTTTTTTATACAGACGGAGTATTAAGATTAGAGCGTATCGAAAGTGGAAAAATCAAAGCGGACAACGCAAGACTTAATATTAAGTTTAATTCCGTTGACCCTAGCAAGGTCACAAAAAAGGAAATTATCGGAGGATATGACACAAATACCAATAAATCAAGTGGTTTTGAGTTGGTAGATTCCGTATATCCTAAGTACGGCGTTATCCCTACACTCTTCCTTGCACCAAACTTTTCTACAGATTCGGAGGTAGCTGCAATTATGGCAGCAAAGGCGGAGAACATTAACGGATTATTTACAGGAAAAGCAATCATTGATGCAGACACAGAAACGGTAAAGGTATATTCGGATGTTCCAACGTGGAAGAGCAAGAACAATATCACACAGCCGTCACAGCTTGTTACATGGCCCAAGTATACGCTTGGCGGTAAAATCTACCATTCATCCGTACATCAGGCGGGCGTTATGTCAAAGACGGATGCTACAGAGGACTTAGGCGGAGGTTCGCCGTGCGAATCAGCAAGTAATAAGACTATTCAGATTGACGGAATGGCACTTGCAGACGGCACAGAGGTACTTTTAGACCTCGTAAAAGCGAATTACCTTAATTCAAACGGAATTATCACGGCATTAAACCTTACAGGCAGTTTTGTATCTTGGGGCAATGAAACAGCTTGCTACCCGGCAAATACAGATGTTACGGATTATTTCTATTGCGTAAGCCGTATGTTTAGCTGGGTAGCAAATTCCGTTATCCTCTCAATGTGGAGCAAGGTTGATAAGAAGTTAAATAAACGCCTTATCGAATCCGTTACACAGAGTATTAACATTTGGCTCAACGGCTTAATGGCGGAAGAGAAGATTTTAGGCGGTCGTGTTGAGTTCTTGGAGGAAGAAAACACCACAGCGGACTTATTGGCAGGCAAGGCAAAATTCCATATCTACCTTACACCGCCAAGTCCTGCAAAGGAACTTGATTTTGTATTAGAGTATGACGTAAGTTATCTCGAAAATATTTTTGCGTAG